The proteins below come from a single Oryzias latipes chromosome 14, ASM223467v1 genomic window:
- the LOC101157879 gene encoding neuronal acetylcholine receptor subunit alpha-10-like, whose protein sequence is MKILCSRSMVLLLLPLFLSVCSAAQGRFAQKLLNDLFSNYTSALRPVEDTDNIINVTLQITLSQIIDMDERNQILTTYLWIRQVWMDAFLSWRKEDYDGLDTIRIPSSLVWRPDIVLYNSANDEFSSSMETNVVLRNDGQVMWDQPAITKSSCSVDVAFFPFDVQQCHLTFGSWTHNGNQMDLFNALDSADLSDFVPNVEWEVLGMPAKKNVILYGCCSDPYPDITFTLNLKRRASFYIFNLLIPCMMISFLAPLGFYLPADSGEKVSLGVTVLLALTVFQLLVAESMPPSESVPLIGKYYIATMTMVTASTALTIFIMNIHHCGSEARPVPQWAQRFVLNFLARICFLREAGDSCLSRASSLKQPLSQQESDAPSAGAGTTGTNWDRNGQVWRGKVEEDNTGVSLSTEQDLTKQVIWKEDLFVTIDHSAERGAAGGHKEGEKSNSMSAGGVAAGEHAEEKSDVEGGAQQNRREILVRTQCVCQHQRLRSNVEFIASSYQDQRVAQLRITEWRKVAKVMDRFFMWLFFILFFFMSVLILGKAI, encoded by the exons ATGAAGatcctctgcagcagatccATGGTGCTCCTTTTGCTCCCCTTGTTCCTTTCag TTTGCTCAGCTGCTCAGGGACGTTTCGCTCAGAAGCTGCTGAACGATTTGTTCTCCAACTACACCAGCGCTCTGCGGCCGGTGGAGGACACCGACAACATCATCAACGTCACATTGCAGATCACGCTCTCCCAGATCATCGACATG GATGAACGCAACCAGATCCTCACCACCTACCTGTGGATTCGTCAGGTGTGGATGGATGCTTTCCTCAGCTGGAGGAAAGAGGACTATGATGGACTTGACACTAtccgcatacccagcagccttGTCTGGAGGCCAGACATTGTCCTGTATAACAG TGCGAATGATGAGTTCTCCAGTTCCATGGAGACCAACGTTGTGCTCCGTAACGACGGCCAGGTCATGTGGGACCAGCCAGCCATAACCAAGAGCTCCTGCTCTGTAGATGTTGCCTTCTTTCCGTTTGATGTTCAGCAGTGTCATCTGACCTTCGGCTCCTGGACTCACAATGGCAACCAGATGGACCTGTTCAATGCTTTGGACAGTGCAGATCTGTCTGACTTTGTCCCCAACGTTGAGtgggag GTTCTGGGCATGCCAGCCAAAAAGAACGTCATTTTGTACGGCTGCTGCTCTGATCCATATCCAGACATCACCTTCACGCTCAACCTGAAGAGACGAGCCTCCTTCTACATCTTTAACCTCCTCATCCCCTGCATGATGATTTCCTTCCTGGCTCCGCTGGGCTTCTACCTGCCGGCTGACTCAGGTGAAAAAGTATCCCTCGGTGTGACGGTGCTGCTGGCTCTCACCGTCTTTCAGCTGCTGGTGGCAGAGAGCATGCCGCCATCTGAGAGCGTCCCGCTCATCG GAAAGTACTACATCGCTACCATGACTATGGTCACTGCATCCACGGCTCTCACCATTTTCATCATGAACATACACCATTGTGGTTCAGAGGCCCGGCCTGTCCCCCAGTGGGCTCAGCGCTTCGTACTCAACTTCCTGGCTCGGATCTGCTTCCTCCGTGAGGCTGGAGACAGCTGCCTGTCCCGGGCCTCGTCCCTGAAGCAGCCTTTGTCTCAGCAAGAGTCTGATGCTCCGTCAGCTGGTGCTGGAACCACAGGAACCAACTGGGACAGAAATGGACAGGTGTGGAGAGGGAAGGTGGAAGAGGACAACACAGGGGTGTCCCTGAGCACAGAGCAGGACTTAACCAAGCAGGTGATCTGGAAGGAAGATCTGTTTGTGACCATTGACCACTCTGCAGAGCGAGGAGCTGCTGGAGGCCATAAGGAAGGGGAGAAGTCAAACAGTATGAGTGCGGGAGGAGTTgccgcaggagaacatgcagaggAAAAGAGCGATGTTGAAGGTGGAGCTCAGCAGAACCGGAGAGAGATTCTGGTGAGAACCCAGTGCGTGTGCCAGCACCAGCGGCTCCGCAGCAACGTGGAATTCATTGCCAGCTCGTACCAGGACCAGCGGGTTGCTCAGCTGCGCATCACAGAGTGGAGAAAGGTTGCCAAGGTGATGGATCGCTTCTTCATGTGGCTCTTCTTCATCTTGTTCTTCTTTATGAGCGTCCTCATCCTGGGAAAAGCCATTTGA